From Ananas comosus cultivar F153 linkage group 2, ASM154086v1, whole genome shotgun sequence:
gatttatatttatttgtataacttgtactttttctttttcctcataGATAGTAATTTTCTTTCCCTcatcaatctctatattattgatagcaaatttattgttttaaacaaaatttaacaatttcattaaaaaagactagttaaatagtaaaaaaaatttaaataaatcacCATAATAGAAAATTtcctatcaagttatttttaattatttttaattttttatgtcaaaataagctgaatatatatatgctttgccagtttttatcagtattttttagcagttttataaatttacaaatttattttcttatactGTAGAGATTGTAAAAGTAGAAAGCAGAGTGGtgcctttaaaaaaattaatatagtataGCGCAAGTGAAAAAAATCTGTAAACTATAGTTTAATTTAGCGTAATTAAGacaattttttattacatagaactaggctggtatactatcggtagcaccaAGACCaacgtgctaccaagttgttttcgattatgcGGCTTTCAAATAAACGattgactccgttagacttgatctacactattaaaaatatttaaaaactaaatttcataattttcaacattatttgactagtgatcaaaatgtctcattaatgacaattttaatagctGATGTGTtacgtttgtaaatttaacagtataaaataattaaaatctgataaaatttttataattttttttttactatttagagtaagattagtacctctaattttaagttcaagtcttttatcatcattttttaataagatttttattttcagctgttcatttttagattacttgtttgataggtaaatgatgtcgaaaaattataaaatttagttttcaaatactttcaatcgtgtagatcaagtctaactgagccgatcgttgatttgaaaaccatatcatcgaaaataagttgatagcacggaggcttccgtgctacttACAGTATACCAACCAGACtcttattacataatataaattatggaacttgtatggccaatttgcataaaaaatccacttattttggacttttgcaaaatcgggccacttttttcgtttttgcagattcggtctgctttttcagcaaactgaccaaaatacccttattactttttctctctcctctttctctcacctcttcgttctctcgttcttttttttttccgccggaaaaaaaaagcgaaggccaggcggaacaaatttttcttctctttttctttttcttcttcttcttcctcctgctggagcaccttttttttttccctcttcttcttcttcttcttcttcttcctgtaagagcacggggcgcGCCACGGTGACTTCCGGCCTCGCCAAGCAGCGTCCACCCGGCGGCGTTCTGCAGGGAGGGGTCGGCACCAGCGACCGCGAGCGCCGCGGCGAGGGTGGGGGCGCGTGGGAGGCGTGCGGCGAGGTGGAGCGGGGTGTCGCAGCCGGGGACGTCGCGCCGGTCGAGGGCGGCGGTCACGCGCGCCGCCCGGCGCTCCGCTCGGGCGGCGTCGGCCGCCGTCGCGATCTCCGacggcttcttcttcttcgtaatggtgtaatggtgcacgcAGGCCGGTGCACGCAGTGGCGGCGAGCGGGCACGCGGGCGTgctgcggctgcttcttcttcgtcataatggtgtaatggtgcactattacaccattaatggtgtaatggtgtaattacaccattaacgatgtaatggtgcaccattacgccattaatggtgaaattacaccattaatgatgtaaccattacaccattaatggtgaaattacaccattactggtgtaaccattacaccgttaatggtgtaattacaccattacaccattaatggttaatggtgtaatggtgtaattacaccattaacggtgCACGCGGCCCGCGGAGCGGAGCCGCGGGTGGAgctccggcgccgccgcagTGAAGCCATggctcgccggcgccggcggtgGCGCCGCCGCAGTGAAGATGCCCACCGCTCCCTGGATGACAGGCCCCCTCCTCCTCGCCTTCGACCATGTCCTCGACTTCTCCCAGAATCCTCCCCTCCAACCATGTCCTCGACTTCTCCCAGAAGCAGAACCtaaagcagaagcagaaacaGAAGCGGGGCGAAGGAGACGCCTCCTCCTTCACCGCCACGGTCCCCGTCGGCCGTAGCCGCCACGCGATGCGCGGGATTGTCCGCAGCATCCGCTCCCTCGGCGACGCGGCTGGCGGGCCGGCGGAGGCGGGGGACGATGGTGGCTAGCGCGAAGAAGGCCCGCCCCGCgtggggcgggggcggggggaGGAGACGCTGGTGTTGGGAGGGAGAAGAAGGCGAGGACGCCTGCGGTGTCGATCCGCAGCCCGGCGGATCTCGagcgcggcggcagcggcgggggGGCGGCCGGCGAACGAGGCCGCGGCGGTCGCGGCGGGGCGGATGAGGGCGTGGCGTTGCgccggcagcagcggcggcagaAGCTCTGCCGCGGCGATGGCGCCCCCGATGCCGAGCTCTGCCGCGGAGCTCGGGGGCGGCGCGGCACCCGCACAGGGCCGGTGCACGCGGTGGTCTGCGGCGTCGGGGGTCGAGCGGGCGCGCGGGGGAGGTCTGGGTCAGCCGAGCCTCGAGGTTGGCCGGTGCAGCCAACACCGCCTCCCTCCCCTCCGTCGGCCGTCGCCCGGAGGAGGCGCACGTCGACGACGGCCTCGGCAGCAGCGCTCGCTGTTCCGGCTGGCCGGGTTCTtcataatggtgtaatggtggcACCATACACCATTAATGCGGTGTAATTTCACAAAttatggtgtaatggtgcaccattacaccattacacgattaatggtgtaatggtgtaattacacccaTTAACGGCACCGCGGCCCGTGGAGGCGGAGCCGCGGGTGGAGCTCGGCCGGGCCGCAGCACGAGCAACGGGGAATGACGACGACGCGCGGCGCAGGGTCTGCTGGCTGCTACTGGAAGAGGAtgagggcggcggcgtcggcggcgtcgTTGGAGGAGCGAGGGGAGGGGGGGCCGAGGCGGCGGAGACGAGGCGAGGAGGGGCGAGGGGGGCTACGGCGTGGAGCTCGTCGGGCTTGTGGGCGAAGAAGCAGAGCGCGGCGGCGCAGCCGATCTCGGTCCTGCAGAGGCGCGGTGCGGTACTGGGCCGGGTGGAGCCAGGGCTCGACACAGCCGGTCACgaggagggaagaagaagaagaagaagaaagaagaagaagaaaagaagtgggaaaaaaaaaaaaggtgctccagcagggaagaagaagaagaaaaagaaaagagaagaaaaaattgctccCCGCCTGGTCTTCGCTTTTTTttccggcggaaaaaaaaaaagaaacggagaacgaagaggagagagaaagaggaaagagaaaaagtaataagtaattttggtcagtttggctgaaaaaacggacccgacatctgcaaaaacgaaaaaggtgccCGATTTGCAAAGGCCCAAAATATAGTGGATTTTGATGCAGAATGGCCAACTTGTATAATAACTAATACAATTTAGACCTGAATAAAGAGTGATGTTATATATTTTCCACCCAGGCGATCCAAATTGATAGTttgtgaaatattttatttaattttatacaaagaaatataaaatcGTTACTCATTAGATTTATTGGTCGTGAAATGTGAATTTTACCAAGTAACATCATTTTTTAGGCAAAATGCAATTTTGCCTGCAAAATTAACGATGAGCCGTGCGACAGTTTGATtcccaaaatttaatttatcataatttttaactcaaatttaatttttaaacagttgcaatcaagtctcacagtttaatttaatttgctgAATGATGATAATTTGTTTATATGACAGTGATATGGCATCTCTTATTGTTGCAAATGTGACATATTATCATTTAGTGAACTAAATTATATTATGGGACTTGATTAAAACAATCTAAACAAAGTCGAGTTAAACGTTATGgcgaattaaaatttgagtgcCAAAATATCACACACTGTATAGTTCCAGGGTGAAAAATGCAATTTAGCAAACTTATTATTATGTTAAAAGAATGTATGTTATTATTTAGGAGTAACtacttatatacccctgaaaagtttctgactttctaatttactcctcttaaaaggctaatattgaaaataccctttatacgttccaacttatttcaaatatactcataTAGTTAAAATTcgttaatgaactctgttatctttGTGAAATTACAAtcttgccctttcaaatatgcCTTTCTACCATCatcgactttttttatttgcccttaagttaggggcataaaaaatatattgcttttttatcttttcaaatatatccttctatcatcaccggtatttcttatttgcctttaagttaaggacagaagtagcattttaattttttttaactgtagtaaatatttaacttacgtttaacctaagttaacttaacgggtggtaactgtaggggtattttagaataacggaggaacatatgacgggtatattgaaaagaaaaaaaatagtgataaatgagatattttcgaaattttgagaggtatataggcaattatccctattatTTACCACAAAGTCCATGCTTAATTTGTGTAGATTTGGTTTAGTTGAATTAATAGCCAAATTAATGTCAAATGACCTctccaaatttaattaatttgataactagatctcataaattttatctaataatataattaagccTTCGCCAAAAGGTTCCTACGTTTTCTTAATTTTCTCAAGTATtagaatgcttttttttttaaaaaaatgccaCTTTCCAACATTAATTTTCTCAAGTATTGGAATGGCTGTAAATATAGTTAATAAATTTGCctgggaaagaaaaaaagaaatgctacacatatatatctacatatatAGATTTGAACTTATCAATTTGTCCATTCtagtatttataaaaatttaaaataaattttgaacaaaATAGAAATGATAAGACAAGTTAAAAGTAATCGGCTTTAAAATGAGAAAGCTGTGAGATATGTCGCTAGACTAGAAATGTACAAATAATATTGTTTGAGAcaaaaactattaattaaattattgaacaaaatttgaaaagtttacTACTCAAAGGGATTGTTTGATTAATTACACGTAATTACAATTGTATTGCATATCCAAATTAAtccattatttattttgatgctTTTGAATTCTGCAATAGCAACTGCATGATAAGGCTCAACAGTTAGAATTATGTCTaaactagtgaagttacccgcGCATTGCGGCAAATTAATGCTATAGAAGATAAAAgattgataaagttaaaattttaaaattttttgagttGTCATGAGGCATCAATAGATacaaattaatagaaaatataaaacaaatataCATAAATGTAGCAAAAGTTAtaacagtaaataaattatatataataataatgaaagaaaCAGTAATAGAGTTACTACTCCAAATGCACCTTCGTCGCCCTGTCGAGATCGGACAGGCGATTCTCGTTTTTTTGCATCGCCTTCACCGCCATTGTTGGCGTCGAATTTCTCCTTGATCATGGCCACGTCAATGCTGTACGGATCCCCCCACACCTATCATTTCTTTTCCCTCATTGACTCCAAATCCATCACACTTCACCTTGCCACGTTCCGCAATCCTTAAAACTATAATTTCAATCCatacacaatttaaaaaaataaaaaaaatgattaagaaaagtataaaaattgaacCCTTCATTTGCactaagaaaaaacaaaaagaaaaaaaatgcgaTAAAAATGAGTATGAAGAGATCTtattttactcttctttttaAAAAGAGATTTGTTTAGATGAAAATGGATCATGTGAATACATTATTAGAAAATGGGCGGATGGAAAGACGAAGTATCGAATAGAGATGAGGTGGGAAGGCGAAGCATTAAGGAGTGAGAAGGGAGGGAGGTGAAGGAGGAATTGCCACGTGACAATctccataaaaaataatgtatactAGTGTAGGAATCTGTGCgataaattaaatatacaaataaaaatataaaaatatagtaaaaaataattaatatttgattggttaataatataaaaactatattaaaaaattttttagaatgaaaatataatccaatggagaacaaagaaagaaaacaaaaaataaacaataagagaataaaaattgTTGATAGGAATTAAAAAACCATAATTGAATGCaagaataaaagagaagagaaaaaataaaaatgtgattTCGTTGGGGTTGGTTTTATTACTTGACGAATTAacgtaaaaaatatttgaaagaaaattagccCCACCttaat
This genomic window contains:
- the LOC109727236 gene encoding serine/arginine repetitive matrix protein 1-like, which codes for MVPPLHHYEEPGQPEQRALLPRPSSTCASSGRRPTEGREAVLAAPANLEARLTQTSPARPLDPRRRRPPRAPALCGCRAAPELRGRARHRGRHRRGRASAAAAAGATPRPHPPRRDRRGLVRRPPPRRCRRARDPPGCGSTPQASSPSSPSQHQRLLPPPPPHAGRAFFALATIVPRLRRPASRVAEGADAADNPAHRVAATADGDRGGSASGRSRGHGWRGGFWEKSRTWSKARRRGPVIQGAVGIFTAAAPPPAPASHGFTAAAPELHPRLRSAGRVHQEAAAARPRARSPPLRAPACVHHYTITKKKKPSEIATAADAARAERRAARVTAALDRRDVPGCDTPLHLAARLPRAPTLAAALAVAGADPSLQNAAGWTLLGEAGRY